A genomic segment from Nodularia sphaerocarpa UHCC 0038 encodes:
- a CDS encoding helicase-related protein yields the protein MTAKIADDLGRLFEVGFNIGILSYIHQNQIKQRFGNLYRSELKHLKFSKIRQRIVDKVVSKRDREIADTWCQFFVQKGFLSGLNFFREYLTSVGCDKPENFRHLEILYYQCCFQGDNSIGTYQTDETQWFKDVISQFDKLENAAKYISKYKAKGDFLNADTLILIKYRRKYRVLCLDLSVFSIHTDEDIQNIDYVEIIRRLLMRDVNYIRSKSVFSSLSIDTNSLGLDFSPGLTDYFTAFKYKDKESAKLIQAAGYIYSFYQFLQETGMLSDISPLILNAVGYSDRSFNTISIQPENLNIFQTCYQIYKHHDSKEEITHARHRVLDKIKRKSFSTFDKGEEFVNSLLDIKPNSINIIPRHTEKISDFSNSVAQVPPELISDLGLTGNCNFRDAHSQLIQKSLLSDKIYIFLTGNPGIGKTTAIVNFLKNHLNEGFLFFYVSPRKQVNLDIIEKFKDKQTTKLVDDRILAINTHSHLIKDNSGKCSVEYTSNQYQDDFVQGVVHFLKSEHIERKARRSNRLEHITDDTIQDAGQKTKGVLNSLCEGLYTVISQELSQNIIATASTQSLKKTDTGDTLKHLEKIFRDAYNTREDKVFPEKMQNISRRIKHLFIMIDEITGDEGGVEFLDGIHKIIKRYELTNPKNGFNTKVIIADASIVDQNVIRQHLEDTTPEPNKIYFRHAGDNIQPLSVEDLDFKNLPASIINANSYPAKSLTISYQILIESCKFTDKARLKDKSNLEKNLLEEIFRDIQNLLANSDVAQFIVYIQNKPKLSELIDKIQSKLGEGKFLKNIHYLEIHANISELEKQEIQKYQENVKVIFMTASGSRGLSFPKAKHILVEIPKFEIEKNLMEIIQVIYRGRGNDYIDNQDKYLFFYLAERSFYYEDNPQLSVKESVLSLLNLLLILKASIMTRIYGYGNIGRKKYILIPIGGKSVLAAGETFSSQMVNLINQLKKEYQINRSHELLEKVYTSLEKLMGDGDFVVQKSAEESYLTLQKTFNNKFLQLANTFDKLLDFDALELGYINGGLLLVPTANIEESYQIKLLDIEKYANAELWQNMKRISQNQTYPENLRFAIKDAIELVHKLQNASSKTQKLTQKSKHIDQYYALPLFAFISGEVMNEYFTDDPEEPEDERFRDILAAYIRLLYPVNNILPIGHNYQEFPFVVFRSYSLQEIRKQIFTDKYLLNSRELNVLNLILSQ from the coding sequence ATGACAGCAAAAATAGCTGATGACTTAGGAAGATTATTTGAAGTAGGATTTAATATTGGAATCTTATCCTACATTCACCAAAACCAAATCAAGCAGCGATTTGGAAACTTATATCGCAGCGAACTTAAACATCTGAAATTCTCTAAAATTCGACAAAGAATAGTTGATAAAGTAGTCAGCAAACGAGACAGAGAGATAGCTGATACTTGGTGTCAATTTTTTGTTCAAAAGGGATTTTTATCGGGATTAAATTTCTTTCGCGAATATCTCACATCTGTGGGATGCGATAAACCAGAGAACTTCCGACATCTGGAAATTTTATATTATCAATGCTGCTTTCAAGGTGATAACAGTATTGGAACTTATCAAACTGATGAGACGCAATGGTTTAAAGATGTTATTTCCCAGTTTGATAAATTAGAAAATGCTGCTAAGTATATTAGTAAATATAAAGCGAAAGGTGATTTTCTCAACGCTGATACTTTAATTTTGATCAAATATCGGCGCAAGTATCGGGTTTTATGTCTTGATTTATCGGTATTTTCCATTCACACCGACGAAGATATCCAAAATATTGATTATGTGGAAATTATTCGCCGCTTATTAATGCGGGATGTTAACTATATTCGTTCCAAAAGTGTATTTTCTAGTTTGAGTATTGATACCAATTCTCTGGGTTTAGATTTTTCCCCAGGTTTAACAGACTATTTCACAGCTTTTAAATATAAAGACAAGGAAAGCGCCAAATTAATTCAAGCTGCTGGTTATATTTATAGCTTTTATCAATTTCTCCAAGAAACCGGGATGCTATCAGATATATCACCACTGATTTTAAATGCTGTTGGTTATAGCGATCGCTCATTCAATACTATATCTATTCAACCAGAGAACCTGAATATTTTCCAGACTTGTTATCAAATCTATAAACACCATGATAGCAAAGAAGAAATCACCCACGCACGTCATCGAGTTCTTGATAAAATCAAACGTAAATCTTTCAGCACTTTTGACAAAGGGGAAGAATTTGTCAACTCACTTTTAGATATTAAGCCAAATAGCATCAATATCATACCACGTCACACCGAGAAAATCAGCGACTTTTCTAACTCCGTCGCCCAAGTTCCCCCAGAGTTAATTTCTGACTTAGGTTTAACGGGAAATTGCAACTTTCGTGACGCACATAGTCAACTAATTCAAAAATCTCTCCTCTCCGATAAAATCTATATATTCCTTACCGGAAATCCTGGTATTGGTAAAACCACCGCTATTGTTAATTTTCTCAAAAATCATCTCAATGAAGGCTTTCTATTTTTCTATGTTAGTCCCCGCAAACAGGTAAATCTCGACATCATCGAAAAATTCAAAGATAAACAAACCACGAAATTAGTCGATGACAGAATTTTGGCTATCAATACTCATAGTCATCTAATCAAAGATAACTCTGGTAAATGTTCAGTTGAATATACCTCTAATCAATATCAGGATGATTTTGTCCAAGGAGTAGTTCACTTTCTCAAGAGTGAACACATTGAAAGAAAAGCTAGACGCAGCAACCGACTTGAACATATTACCGATGATACTATTCAAGACGCAGGACAAAAAACAAAAGGTGTTTTAAATAGTCTTTGTGAAGGACTATATACTGTTATTTCTCAGGAATTATCGCAGAATATTATTGCTACTGCTTCTACTCAGTCATTGAAAAAAACCGATACCGGAGATACCTTAAAACATCTGGAAAAAATTTTCCGCGACGCATACAACACCAGGGAAGATAAAGTCTTCCCGGAAAAAATGCAAAATATCTCTCGTCGCATTAAACATCTATTTATTATGATAGATGAAATCACAGGTGATGAGGGAGGGGTGGAATTTCTCGATGGTATTCATAAAATTATCAAGCGATATGAATTAACCAACCCGAAAAACGGTTTTAATACCAAGGTAATTATTGCAGATGCTTCCATTGTTGATCAAAATGTGATTCGTCAACATTTAGAAGATACCACACCTGAACCGAATAAAATCTACTTCCGTCACGCTGGGGATAATATTCAACCCTTGTCAGTGGAAGATTTAGACTTTAAAAATTTACCTGCTAGCATCATTAACGCTAATTCCTACCCAGCCAAAAGTTTAACTATTAGCTATCAAATTTTGATCGAGTCTTGCAAATTTACCGATAAAGCGCGATTAAAGGATAAATCTAATTTAGAGAAAAATCTTTTAGAGGAAATTTTTAGAGATATTCAAAATCTTTTAGCAAATTCAGATGTTGCACAATTTATAGTATACATCCAAAATAAACCCAAACTCTCAGAACTTATTGATAAAATTCAGAGTAAGTTAGGTGAAGGTAAGTTCCTCAAAAATATCCATTATCTAGAAATACACGCGAATATTTCGGAGTTGGAAAAACAAGAGATTCAAAAGTATCAAGAAAATGTCAAAGTAATTTTCATGACTGCTTCGGGAAGTCGTGGTTTATCCTTTCCCAAAGCCAAGCACATTTTAGTAGAAATACCCAAATTTGAAATTGAAAAAAACCTGATGGAAATCATTCAGGTGATTTATCGAGGGAGAGGAAATGATTATATAGATAACCAAGATAAATATTTATTTTTCTATTTAGCCGAACGTTCCTTTTATTACGAAGATAACCCGCAACTATCTGTAAAAGAAAGTGTATTAAGTTTATTAAACCTGCTGTTAATTCTCAAAGCGTCTATCATGACGAGAATTTATGGCTATGGTAATATTGGAAGAAAAAAATATATTCTAATTCCTATCGGGGGAAAATCGGTTTTAGCTGCTGGGGAAACATTTTCTAGCCAAATGGTAAATCTAATCAACCAACTCAAAAAAGAATACCAAATTAACCGCAGTCATGAGTTATTAGAAAAAGTCTATACCAGTTTAGAAAAACTCATGGGAGATGGGGATTTTGTCGTTCAGAAAAGCGCAGAAGAAAGTTATCTAACATTACAAAAAACTTTTAACAATAAATTCTTACAACTGGCTAACACCTTTGATAAATTACTAGACTTTGACGCACTGGAGTTAGGATATATTAACGGTGGTTTGCTATTAGTACCCACTGCAAATATAGAAGAATCATATCAAATAAAATTACTAGATATTGAAAAATACGCCAATGCAGAATTATGGCAAAATATGAAAAGAATTAGCCAAAATCAAACTTATCCCGAAAATTTAAGGTTTGCGATTAAAGATGCAATTGAGCTAGTACATAAATTACAAAATGCGTCATCTAAGACACAAAAATTAACACAAAAGAGTAAACATATTGACCAATATTACGCATTACCATTATTTGCGTTTATTAGTGGTGAAGTAATGAACGAATATTTTACGGACGACCCAGAAGAACCAGAAGACGAGCGTTTTCGTGATATCCTAGCCGCATATATTCGCCTCTTATACCCTGTAAATAATATTTTACCAATAGGACATAACTATCAAGAATTTCCATTTGTAGTATTTAGAAGTTATTCCTTACAAGAAATTAGAAAACAAATATTCACAGACAAATATCTGTTAAATTCCCGTGAATTAAACGTATTAAACTTAATCCTTTCGCAATAA
- the trpE gene encoding anthranilate synthase component I, with product MMFPDFSDFSQLALQGNFVPVYQEWIADLDTPVSAWYKVCAGQPYSFLLESVEGGEKIGRYSLLGCNPLWILSAKGDITTQTHRDGSQVVFTGDPFTALAECLEPFKPVTLPQLPPGIGGLFGFWGYELIRWIEPRVPIHPPDERNIPDGLWMQVDHLLIFDQVKRKIWAIAYADLRNPEVNLQQAYEQACDRVTQMLCKLSLPVSPQKTILEWTPPGTQNVGGIEEYTSNFTRTEFCASVEKAKEYIKAGDIFQVVISQRLSTEYTGDPFALYRSLRQINPSPYMAFFNFQDWQIIGSSPEVMVKAERDADGGVLATVRPIAGTRPRGKTTKEDEAFAEDLLQDPKETAEHVMLVDLGRNDLGRVCESGSVKVDELMIVERYSHVMHIVSNVVGKLAPDKTAWDLLKACFPAGTVSGAPKIRAMEIINELEPSRRGVYSGVYGYYDFEGQLNSAIAIRTMVLQNNTVTVQAGAGLVADSEPEKEYEETLNKARGLLIAIRCLQ from the coding sequence ATGATGTTCCCCGATTTTTCTGATTTTTCGCAGCTAGCTTTACAAGGTAATTTTGTTCCGGTGTATCAGGAATGGATAGCAGACCTAGATACCCCTGTCTCAGCTTGGTATAAAGTTTGTGCTGGTCAGCCTTATAGTTTTTTGCTGGAATCAGTGGAAGGTGGGGAAAAAATCGGGCGTTATAGTTTACTCGGTTGCAATCCACTCTGGATTTTATCAGCCAAGGGTGATATTACAACCCAGACACATCGAGATGGTTCCCAAGTGGTGTTTACAGGCGACCCCTTTACAGCTTTAGCAGAATGTTTGGAACCTTTTAAACCGGTGACTTTACCCCAACTACCGCCAGGAATTGGCGGATTGTTTGGATTTTGGGGCTATGAATTAATTCGTTGGATTGAGCCGCGTGTGCCAATTCATCCACCAGATGAGCGTAATATCCCGGATGGATTATGGATGCAGGTAGACCACCTGCTGATTTTTGACCAGGTGAAGCGGAAAATTTGGGCGATCGCCTACGCAGATTTACGTAACCCAGAAGTGAATTTGCAACAGGCTTATGAACAAGCGTGCGATCGCGTCACACAAATGCTGTGTAAGTTATCTCTACCAGTGTCGCCGCAAAAAACTATTTTAGAATGGACTCCCCCAGGAACGCAGAATGTGGGGGGAATCGAGGAATATACCAGCAATTTCACCCGGACAGAATTTTGCGCCAGTGTGGAAAAGGCTAAAGAATATATTAAAGCTGGTGATATTTTCCAAGTAGTAATTTCCCAGCGTTTATCAACAGAATATACAGGCGACCCCTTCGCCCTTTATCGTTCCCTACGTCAGATAAATCCTTCGCCTTACATGGCTTTCTTTAACTTCCAAGATTGGCAAATTATCGGTTCCAGTCCAGAGGTGATGGTCAAAGCCGAACGGGATGCAGATGGTGGGGTATTAGCCACAGTCCGCCCCATTGCGGGAACACGTCCACGGGGGAAAACCACCAAGGAGGATGAAGCCTTTGCTGAAGATTTACTCCAAGACCCCAAGGAAACTGCGGAACACGTGATGTTGGTTGATTTAGGGCGGAATGATTTGGGGCGGGTTTGTGAAAGTGGTAGTGTCAAAGTTGATGAATTAATGATCGTTGAGCGTTATTCTCATGTCATGCACATTGTGAGTAATGTGGTGGGTAAGTTAGCACCAGATAAGACTGCTTGGGATTTACTCAAGGCTTGTTTTCCTGCGGGAACGGTGAGTGGTGCGCCTAAAATTCGGGCGATGGAAATTATCAATGAGTTGGAACCGAGTCGCCGGGGTGTTTATTCTGGTGTCTATGGTTATTATGATTTTGAAGGACAATTGAATAGTGCGATCGCCATTCGTACAATGGTATTGCAGAATAATACTGTAACTGTCCAAGCTGGTGCAGGTTTGGTGGCTGATTCTGAACCGGAAAAGGAATATGAGGAGACTTTGAATAAGGCGCGAGGATTATTGATAGCAATTCGTTGTTTACAGTGA
- a CDS encoding photosystem I reaction center subunit II PsaD, with translation MAETLSGQTPLFGGSTGGLLTKAREEEKYAITWTSPKEQVFEMPTGGSATMLKGENLLYIARKEYGIALGGQLRKFKITDYKIYRILPSGETTCIHPADGVFPEKVNAGREKVRFVPRSIGENPSPAKLKFSGKATHDADV, from the coding sequence ATGGCAGAAACACTTTCTGGACAAACTCCGCTATTTGGTGGTAGCACTGGCGGTTTGCTGACCAAAGCAAGAGAAGAAGAAAAGTACGCTATCACTTGGACTAGCCCCAAAGAACAAGTTTTTGAAATGCCTACAGGTGGTTCAGCCACTATGCTCAAAGGCGAAAACCTGCTATACATAGCTCGTAAAGAATATGGTATCGCATTGGGCGGTCAACTCCGGAAGTTCAAAATCACAGATTACAAAATTTACCGGATTTTACCCTCTGGAGAAACCACTTGCATTCACCCGGCTGATGGTGTCTTCCCAGAAAAAGTGAACGCAGGACGCGAAAAAGTACGTTTTGTACCTCGCAGCATTGGGGAAAACCCCAGTCCAGCAAAACTTAAGTTTAGTGGTAAAGCTACCCACGATGCTGACGTTTAG
- a CDS encoding DICT sensory domain-containing protein: MSISSSVLSDLLQSIPYLRPQLYFKASLTALSHAMEDQVLAATLEQPLVIASFQRERYYRQEAHRYQRLALRSNQIYVLSAPETDFINSSEYYEKVAFEPEDALSQEWHLVVIADNYATCLVCRESLGSISKNQQLPEFSPSLDMDTARRFEGIWTSERGVSLKAADLLLERISVYRPDLGDKIKQARQRFGIGVKRNYSPAEQKTEFACDIDTDPFVQRLVTYLQASQYKLHKAYRSITAQARKERLVNSISTAIRRSLDPHEILQVAAQELGEHLGASRCLIYRAQATDAQAQIKHEFLIPGILPVGGQSWQLEENHLFQEAIQNGEGVCVADTLSDPRVTKSKKLSAITKKFAIRSWLIEPVLFQGRLLGIVELHYCSLPPHEWQPGELDLVKAIATQMGAALIQAEAYANLEDLNQQLEALDRTRSNLIAITGHELRTPLSTIQVCLESLATEPDMPLELQQVMLSTALSDSERMRKLVQDFLTLSNLESGRVEWHPESLTLQECVDLALSRLRTRSSEEKPPQVKTQIAENLPLVRADGDWLVEVIAKLMDNACKFTLPEGTITITASQNQNQMVQVTVADTGRGIEPNRLEIVFDRFYQEEGALRRTTGGTGLGLAISRQIVTGWGGEIWAESHGKDQGSQFHFTVPVAQVSYEEKRQGGRVQGAGEKRL, from the coding sequence ATGAGCATTTCGTCTTCCGTGCTGAGTGATCTGCTACAATCTATACCTTACCTGCGACCCCAGCTATATTTCAAGGCTTCATTAACAGCCCTTTCCCACGCGATGGAAGATCAGGTTTTGGCTGCAACTTTGGAGCAGCCTTTGGTAATTGCTAGCTTCCAACGAGAGCGATACTATCGCCAAGAAGCTCATCGCTATCAGCGTTTAGCTCTACGTAGTAATCAAATATATGTGTTATCCGCACCAGAGACGGATTTTATCAACAGTTCGGAATATTATGAAAAGGTGGCCTTTGAGCCAGAAGATGCCTTAAGTCAAGAATGGCATTTGGTGGTGATTGCTGATAATTATGCCACTTGCTTAGTGTGCCGGGAAAGCCTGGGTTCCATTTCCAAAAACCAGCAGTTACCAGAATTTAGCCCTAGTCTAGATATGGACACGGCTCGGAGGTTTGAGGGTATCTGGACATCAGAACGAGGAGTTAGCCTGAAAGCTGCTGATTTGCTATTAGAGAGAATTTCGGTTTACAGACCAGATTTGGGAGACAAAATTAAACAGGCTCGCCAGAGGTTTGGAATTGGGGTAAAGAGAAATTATTCCCCAGCAGAACAAAAGACTGAATTTGCTTGTGATATCGATACTGACCCTTTTGTGCAGCGTTTGGTGACTTATTTGCAAGCTAGTCAGTATAAATTGCATAAAGCTTATCGTTCGATTACTGCCCAAGCACGAAAAGAGCGTTTAGTCAACTCTATTAGTACGGCAATTAGGCGATCGCTTGACCCCCACGAAATCCTCCAAGTGGCTGCACAAGAGCTAGGAGAACATCTAGGGGCTAGTCGTTGTTTAATCTACCGCGCTCAGGCTACAGATGCTCAGGCTCAGATTAAACATGAGTTTTTGATTCCGGGTATTTTACCTGTGGGTGGGCAAAGTTGGCAATTAGAGGAAAATCATTTATTTCAAGAAGCCATCCAAAATGGTGAGGGCGTTTGTGTAGCGGATACCCTGAGCGATCCTCGTGTGACGAAATCTAAAAAACTGTCTGCTATAACCAAAAAATTCGCTATTCGTTCTTGGCTAATCGAACCAGTGTTATTTCAAGGACGGTTGTTAGGAATTGTGGAATTGCATTATTGCAGTTTACCACCCCATGAATGGCAACCAGGAGAATTAGACTTGGTAAAGGCGATCGCTACCCAAATGGGCGCAGCGTTAATTCAAGCCGAAGCTTACGCCAACCTAGAAGACCTCAACCAGCAGCTAGAAGCCCTAGACCGCACCCGCAGCAATTTAATCGCCATTACAGGACACGAACTCCGCACGCCCCTATCCACAATTCAGGTGTGCTTAGAAAGTCTGGCGACTGAACCGGATATGCCTTTAGAATTGCAACAGGTAATGCTGAGTACGGCACTGTCTGACTCAGAACGAATGCGGAAACTGGTGCAAGATTTCCTCACCCTTTCCAACCTAGAAAGCGGCAGGGTAGAATGGCATCCAGAATCCCTAACATTACAAGAATGTGTGGATTTAGCCCTCAGCCGACTTCGCACCCGTTCCTCAGAAGAGAAACCCCCCCAAGTCAAAACTCAAATTGCCGAAAATCTGCCTTTAGTCAGAGCTGATGGTGATTGGCTGGTGGAGGTAATTGCCAAACTGATGGATAATGCTTGTAAATTTACACTGCCTGAAGGCACAATTACGATTACAGCTAGTCAAAACCAAAATCAGATGGTGCAGGTGACTGTGGCTGATACTGGACGTGGTATTGAACCCAATCGCCTAGAAATAGTGTTTGACCGCTTTTATCAAGAAGAAGGAGCGCTGCGGCGTACAACTGGCGGGACGGGCTTAGGATTGGCAATTAGTCGTCAAATTGTCACTGGTTGGGGTGGGGAAATTTGGGCAGAATCTCATGGTAAAGACCAAGGTAGCCAGTTTCATTTCACTGTTCCTGTGGCTCAGGTGAGTTATGAGGAAAAGAGGCAGGGGGGCAGGGTGCAGGGTGCAGGGGAGAAGAGATTGTAA